A genomic region of Branchiostoma lanceolatum isolate klBraLanc5 chromosome 4, klBraLanc5.hap2, whole genome shotgun sequence contains the following coding sequences:
- the LOC136434124 gene encoding uncharacterized protein — MSEEKDPIDSICGEYAVLTQAERVEEEGGPALQDVIATHRHLHLPGIEEVEALAMLLLELADKRNQHHLVPANLRQKIVAAASSLLEHDKTAANFVKKYESRWGYILFGRCLGADTAENRAAQKTKCAWMRYAQAAQVTEETRLLYLLIKMLKNRPPASVKSSPSRMTTEIKSQYQRIADRVWDDPILSKLSIPLPNLNAKSISNFIVKEEKKANYKATVIPKVKPHKTVLPTEPAPEAPSLPTSLPSPDRPQVQYQSLQHMSGKRRGEKRKLEPEPVNRPIQPKPATYIPPRVSAAPVLLVVPAQPQAPSMMLPVPGTSCGQVSAGFRPVVPPPVLASKPIKPHRSLKPCACCHIPNCGGQRKRYQPPKEKVAGSRQKIFTFCPTSKKSTTSGFEGVVYESFDHFKKGGG; from the exons ATGTCTGAAGAGAAGGATCCGATTGACAGCATCTGTGGGGAATATGCTGTCCTCACACAGGCAGAAAGagtggaggaggagggtggTCCTGCTCTACAGGACGTGATTGCGACCCATAGGCATCTACATCTTCCAGGCATAGAGGAAGTAGAAGCCCTGGCCATGCTACTTCTGGAACTTGCAGACAAGAGGAACCAACATCACCTTGTGCCAGCCAACCTCAGACAGAAGATTGTCGCCGCTGCGAGTTCTCTTCTGGAGCATGACAAGACAGCTGCCAACTTTGTGAAAAAGTATGAGTCGAGATGGGGCTACATCCTGTTTGGACGGTGCCTTGGGGCTGACACAGCTGAGAACAGGGCTGCTCAGAAGACCAAGTGCGCTTGGATGAGGTACGCTCAGGCAGCACAGGTGACCGAGGAAACCCGGCTCCTGTACTTGCTCATCAAGATGCTGAAGAACAGGCCACCGGCTAGTGTCAAGTCCAGCCCCAGCAGAATGACCACTGAAATCAAATCGCAGTACCAGAGGATTGCCGATCGAGTGTGGGACGATCCCATCCTGAGCAAGCTGTCCATTCCACTGCCAAACCTCAACGCCAAGTCAATCTCCAACTTTATCGTGAAGGAGGAGAAAAAGGCAAACTACAAGGCTACAGTGATACCTAAGGTCAAGCCACACAAGACAGTGCTTCCAACTGAACCAGCCCCAGAAGCTCCTTCTCTGCCAACATCCCTACCATCGCCAGATCGTCCTCAGGTCCAGTATCAAAGCCTTCAACACATGTCTGGTAAAAGGCGTGGCGAGAAGCGGAA gttGGAACCAGAGCCTGTTAACCGTCCCATCCAGCCCAAGCCTGCCACATACATACCGCCTCGAGTGTCTGCGGCACCTGTACTCCTGGTGGTCCCTGCACAGCCACAGGCTCCGTCCATGATGCTGCCAGTGCCAGGGACATCCTGCGGTCAGGTCAGTGCTGGCTTTAGGCCAGTAGTGCCACCACCTGTACTTGCCTCCAAGCCAATCAAGCCTCACAGGTCTTTGAAGCCTTGTGCATGCTGCCACATACCCAATTGTGGTGGGCAGCGCAAGAGATACCAACCACCAAAAGAGAAGGTTGCTGGAAGCAGGCAAAAGATCTTCACCTTCTGCCCTACATCCAAAAAGTCCACCACCTCAGGTTTTGAAGGTGTAGTGTATGAAAGTTTTGATCACTTCAAAAAAGGTGGCGGATGA
- the LOC136432306 gene encoding uncharacterized protein: MRCHGDAVGDKRLTSRLSTLTSRPTPLEVLQKIRTSKMVVTKASTVTSTETSERQHSVWSSDSESESSDDESCWCLECFKCRIMGTDVPHEDKFAVTQPGGDHKKTQSSPEHGRDSVGSSASPTFFNDNVGSRHGDKRTDSSKRKRRSSDSGADRCKGIKLS, encoded by the exons ATGCGTTGTCATGGAGATGCTGTCGGGGACAAACGGCTGACGTCACGACTCTCAACTCTGACGTCACGTCCTACACCTCTGGAGGTTTTACAG AAAATTCGAACCTCAAAGATGGTCGTAACCAAAGCTAGTACCGTCACCAGCACTGAGACCTCCGAACGGCAACACTCTGTTTGGTCCAGCGACTCCGAGTCCGAGTCATCAGACGACGAGTCGTGTTGGTGTCTGGAGTGCTTCAAATGCCGCATCATGGGGACGGACGTTCCTCACGAGGACAAGTTTGCAGTGACACAACCGGGCGGGGATCACAAGAAGACGCAGTCATCGCCCGAACATGGACGAGACAGTGTCGGTAGTTCCGCCAGTCCAACGTTCTTCAATGACAACGTCGGCTCGCGCCATGGCGACAAGAGAACTGATAGTTCAAAGCGTAAGCGTCGTAGCTCAGACTCAGGTGCAGACAGATGCAAAGGCATCAAACTGTCATGA
- the LOC136434125 gene encoding uncharacterized protein, whose protein sequence is MISWEDDPNTSRAKMSCGHAITPETLTTYCESLLSAGKYVFMCPYIGPSGGYCGKEWPHLEVRRLAVLTAEEKKQFETKISDNYLHKARGWASRSAPMVCPLCSASDAVVEFHFCWRCLHKWVGGGIEKCGNDNCSGEDPRLKILRDCKRKTIVGVAACPAVRACLKCGMLIEHEKACKHMACVCGQKFCFICLTKPTLNGSYQCGLYNSPCEVADVQKTIPADF, encoded by the exons ATGATCAGCTGGGAGGATGACCCCAACACGTCCCGAGCCAAGATGTCCTGCGGACATGCCATCACTCCGGAGACACTCACCACTTACTGCGAGAGTCTTCTGAG tgcaGGGAAGTACGTCTTCATGTGTCCTTACATCGGTCCAAGTGGGGGGTACTGTGGCAAGGAGTGGCCCCATCTGGAGGTCCGCCGCCTCGCCGTTCTCACAGCGGAAGAGAAGAAGCAGTTTGAGACCAAGATCTCCGACAACTACCTCCACAAGGCCAGGGGATGGGCATCCCGGAGTGCCCCAA TGGTGTGTCCCCTCTGTTCGGCCTCTGACGCCGTCGTGGAGTTCCATTTCTGTTGGCGCTGCCTGCACAAGTGGGTTGGAGGAGGTATCGAGAAGTGCGGTAACGACAACTGCAGTGGCGAAGACCCGCGTCTGAAGATCCTCCGCGACTGTAAGAGGAAGACCATCGTTGGCGTGGCCGCCTGTCCCGCCGTCAGAGCCTGCCTGAAGTGCGGCATGCTCATCGAGCACGAGAAGGCTTGCAAGCACATG GCCTGTGTCTGTGGCCAGAAGTTCTGCTTCATCTGCCTGACGAAGCCCACCCTGAACGGAAGCTACCAGTGTGGTCTTTACAACAGCCCCTGTGAGGTAGCCGACGTGCAGAAGACCATCCCTGCCGATTTCTAA
- the LOC136434127 gene encoding uncharacterized protein, translating to MAAELCRYALVMTASGAAVVKASGTSRHIGSTPLYSPVALTLVLCGYALDMTPVLCGYTLDMTPVLCGYALDMTPVLCGYTLDMTTVLCGYTLDMTTVLCGYTLDMTPVLCGYALDMTPVLCGYALVMTPVLCGYALIMTPVLCGYPQAMTASGAVVMKASGTSRHIGSTPLYSQVVNR from the coding sequence ATGGCGGCAGAGCTGTGCAGGTACGCCCTGGTCATGACGGCATCTGGAGCGGCCGTGGTGAAGGCTTCTGGCACAAGCCGGCATATCGGATCAACTCCGCTCTATTCCCCGGTAGCTCTGACGCTCGTCCTGTGCGGGTACGCCCTGGACATGACGCCGGTCCTGTGCGGGTACACCCTGGACATGACGCCGGTCCTGTGCGGGTACGCCCTGGACATGACGCCGGTCCTGTGCGGGTACACCCTGGACATGACGACGGTCCTGTGCGGGTACACCCTGGACATGACGACGGTCCTGTGCGGGTACACCCTGGACATGACGCCGGTCCTGTGCGGGTACGCCCTGGACATGACGCCGGTCCTGTGCGGGTACGCCCTGGTCATGACGCCGGTCCTGTGCGGGTATGCCCTGATCATGACGCCGGTCCTGTGCGGGTACCCCCAGGCCATGACGGCATCTGGAGCGGTCGTGATGAAGGCTTCTGGCACCAGCCGGCATATCGGATCAACTCCGCTCTATTCCCAGGTAgtcaacaggtga
- the LOC136434126 gene encoding zinc finger protein 678-like, translating into MLTHTGEKPYMCEQCSRQFSELGNLKKHIQTHTGEKPYMCEQCSRQFSKLCNLKTHIRTHTEEKPYKCEECSRQFSELSNLKRHIRTHTGEKPYKCEECSRQFNLSGDLKIHIRTHTGEKPYRCEECSREFSKLCNMKTHIRTHTGEKPYRCEECSRQFSRLDDLRRHIRTHTGEKPYRCEECNRLYIKLSDLKKHMQSHGRDLQV; encoded by the coding sequence ATGCTGActcatacaggggagaaaccctacatgtgtgagcagtgcagcaggcagttcagtgagctgggtaatctgaagaaacacattcagactcacacaggggagaaaccctacatgtgtgagcagtgcagcaggcagttcagtaagCTGTGTAATCTGAAAACACACATAAGAACTCACACAgaggagaaaccctacaagtgtgaggagtgcagcaggcagttcagtgagctgagtaatctgaagagacacatacggactcacacaggggagaaaccctacaagtgtgaggagtgcagcaggcagtttaaTCTGTCGGGTGATCTGAAGATACACatacggactcacacaggggagaaaccctacaggtgtgaggagtgcagcagggaGTTCAGTAAACTGTGTAATATGAAGACACACATaagaactcacacaggggaaaaaccctacagatgtgaggagtgcagcaggcagttcagtaggcTGGATGATTTGAGGAGACACAttcggactcacacaggggagaaaccctacaggtgtgaggagtgcaacaggcTGTACATTAAGCTGAgtgatctgaagaaacacatgcagtCTCACGGGAGAgacctacaggtgtga